One Oreochromis niloticus isolate F11D_XX linkage group LG16, O_niloticus_UMD_NMBU, whole genome shotgun sequence genomic window carries:
- the slitrk5b gene encoding SLIT and NTRK-like protein 5 isoform X1, which produces MHLWIPYVLLSATSVCTVEMLSHYGEICQGLCACEEREGVLTVSCENRGIESLLDISPVYFSQYHLLLTGNLLKKLSTNDFAEYKGLTILHLGNNEISDLEAGAFNGLQELKRLHLNNNKIDALKEEFFFGLDSLEYLQLDYNYITHIVPNAFSRLRHLEVLILNDNLISALPVNIFKHVPLTHLDLRGNQLKVLPYTGLLEHMNSVVELQLEENPWNCSCELIALKTWLESISYTALVGDVVCEFPFRLHGRDLDEVSKQELCPRRAIAEYEMPPLPHLSTDAYYRTTPALTASFTSSGFARSSSRPTKGPRQSAKLKSRPTARILSNKPQNYGQIISYQTKSPVPLDCPTACTCNLQISDLGLNVNCQERKIEQISDLNPKPYNPKKMYLTGNYITVVRRSDFIDATGLDLLHLGNNRIAQVYDRAFADLTNLRRLYLNGNLIDHLPADIFYGLDSLQFLYLEYNVIKEVASDTFQHVPKLQLLFLNNNLLKTLPEGTFTGLTLARLNLRNNHLRYLPVRGVLDQLTALVQVDLFENPWDCSCSILELKMWLEQLSTGTVVNNVICGSPKKLAGEDMRYIKTTNFCPNNSDILASMIPPSEESFPGSTITIETSLDSDTQYSTIPLSVMILALLLMFIMSVFVAAGLFVAMKKRRQKSQNEQNNSMNACISSLNMEYGLYKKGSIPKVRTSSGHVYEYIPPPAESTCRTTAHTPTDNKSADGFRDFDELSGAFLGNSDEEAASNVISSEYSATTPEPLNKPSTPHQNDPCYYRDILEPDKHARYSNTLPCRHTAHSSNQYATDFDARHQYVPPERIQQTILYCTSPSTVYVEPNRSEYWELKAKLHIDPDYLEVLEKRTTFTQF; this is translated from the coding sequence ATGCATCTTTGGATTCCATATGTTTTGCTGAGTGCAACGTCAGTGTGCACTGTTGAGATGTTGAGCCATTATGGAGAAATATGTCAAGGACTATGTGCCTGTGAGGAGAGAGAAGGGGTGCTTACGGTGAGCtgtgaaaacagaggaattgaAAGTCTCTTAGACATAAGCCCAGTGTACTTCTCCCAGTATCATCTGCTGCTTACTGGAAATCTTTTGAAAAAGCTATCCACCAATGATTTCGCTGAGTACAAAGGACTTACAATATTACATCTGGGAAATAATGAAATATCTGATCTTGAAGCAGGAGCTTTTAATGGACTGCAGGAATTAAAACGATTACATCTCAACAATAACAAAATTGATGCCTTGAAGGaagagtttttctttggcctTGATAGTCTGGAATATCTACAACTTGATTATAATTATATCACTCATATTGTGCCAAATGCCTTCAGCAGACTTCGACATTTGGAGGTCCTGATTCTAAATGACAATTTAATATCTGCCCTGCCCGTAAACATTTTCAAGCATGTACCATTGACCCACTTAGACTTAAGGGGAAATCAGCTCAAAGTACTTCCCTACACAGGTCTGTTGGAGCACATGAACAGTGTTGTGGAGTTGCAGCTGGAGGAGAATCCGTGGAACTGTTCCTGTGAGTTGATTGCTCTTAAAACCTGGCTCGAGAGCATATCATACACAGCTTTAGTTGGGGATGTTGTTTGTGAGTTCCCTTTTCGGCTTCACGGGAGAGACCTTGATGAAGTTTCAAAACAAGAGTTGTGCCCGAGGAGAGCCATTGCTGAATATGAGATGCCACCCCTGCCGCATTTGAGCACCGATGCATACTATAGAACCACGCCAGCTCTTACAGCCTCCTTCACTTCATCTGGGTTCGCACGGTCCTCATCAAGACCCACTAAGGGACCTCGACAGTCAGCCAAATTAAAATCAAGACCCACAGCTCGCATTTTATCCAATAAACCACAAAATTATGGCCAAATTATTTCATATCAGACCAAATCCCCCGTGCCTTTAGATTGCCCAACAGCCTGCACTTGCAATCTTCAAATTTCAGACCTTGGCCTGAATGTGAACTGTCAGGAGCGAAAGATCGAGCAGATCTCCGACTTAAATCCCAAACCTTACAATCCCAAAAAGATGTATCTCACTGGGAATTACATCACTGTGGTTCGCAGATCAGACTTTATTGATGCAACTGGATTAGACTTGCTTCATCTTGGTAACAATCGAATAGCCCAAGTATATGACAGAGCTTTTGCTGATTTGACAAATCTTAGAAGACTATACCTTAATGGCAATTTAATAGATCATCTTCCAGCTGATATATTTTACGGATTAGATAGCCTGCAGTTCTTGTATTTAGAATATAATGTAATTAAAGAGGTTGCGTCTGACACCTTTCAGCATGTACCTAAGCTTCAGCTTTTATTTCTAAACAATAACCTACTAAAAACTTTACCAGAGGGAACCTTTACTGGTCTGACGTTAGCCAGACTAAATCTTCGCAACAACCATCTTCGATATCTGCCAGTCAGGGGTGTGCTAGATCAGCTTACAGCACTGGTACAAGTTGATTTGTTTGAAAATCCCTGGGATTGCTCATGTAGCATACTGGAGTTGAAGATGTGGCTGGAGCAGCTCAGCACGGGCACAGTTGTAAACAATGTCATCTGTGGATCGCCTAAGAAACTAGCTGGAGAAGACATGAGATACATTAAGACGACTAATTTCTGCCCTAATAACTCTGACATACTTGCCTCCATGATCCCACCGTCTGAAGAATCTTTTCCTGGAAGCACTATCACCATAGAAACATCCTTGGACTCTGACACTCAGTACAGCACCATTCCTTTATCTGTGATGATTCTTGCCCTTCTCCTCATGTTCattatgtctgtgtttgtggctgCAGGGCTGTTTGTGGCGATGAAAAAGAGACGTCAAAAGAGTCAAAATGAGCAGAATAACTCAATGAATGCTTGCATTAGCTCTCTCAACATGGAATATGGCCTTTACAAAAAAGGATCCATCCCCAAAGTCAGGACATCCAGCGGACATGTGTACGAGTACATCCCACCTCCTGCAGAATCTACATGCAGAACCACTGCTCACACCCCAACGGACAATAAATCAGCGGACGGATTTAGAGACTTTGATGAGTTGAGTGGCGCTTTTCTGGGTAACTCAGATGAAGAGGCAGCCAGTAATGTAATAAGCTCAGAATACAGTGCCACCACTCCAGAGCCTCTTAACAAGCCCTCCACCCCTCACCAAAATGATCCGTGCTACTACAGGGATATACTTGAGCCTGACAAGCACGCACGCTACAGCAATACGTTGCCATGCAGACATACAGCACATTCATCAAATCAGTATGCCACAGACTTTGATGCAAGGCATCAGTACGTTCCCCCTGAAAGAATACAACAGACAATACTGTATTGTACATCGCCAAGTACTGTTTATGTGGAGCCGAACAGGAGTGAGTACTGGGAACTGAAAGCAAAGCTTCACATTGACCCAGATTACCTGGAGGTTCTTGAAAAACGAACTACATTCACACAGTTTTAA
- the slitrk5b gene encoding SLIT and NTRK-like protein 5 isoform X2 codes for MVVQRFFHPALVTTNVLAYNSARFLFRFDGLKIKDAPKYPASLHLHQCARGLFVAMKKRRQKSQNEQNNSMNACISSLNMEYGLYKKGSIPKVRTSSGHVYEYIPPPAESTCRTTAHTPTDNKSADGFRDFDELSGAFLGNSDEEAASNVISSEYSATTPEPLNKPSTPHQNDPCYYRDILEPDKHARYSNTLPCRHTAHSSNQYATDFDARHQYVPPERIQQTILYCTSPSTVYVEPNRSEYWELKAKLHIDPDYLEVLEKRTTFTQF; via the exons ATGGTTGTTCAGCGTTTCTTTCATCCCGCATTAGTGACGACGAACGTGCTCGCGTACAATAGCGCCCGTTTCCTATTTCGTTTTGacggattaaaaataaaagacgcgccgAAATACCCAGCGAGCCTACATCTTCATCAATGTGCGCGAG GGCTGTTTGTGGCGATGAAAAAGAGACGTCAAAAGAGTCAAAATGAGCAGAATAACTCAATGAATGCTTGCATTAGCTCTCTCAACATGGAATATGGCCTTTACAAAAAAGGATCCATCCCCAAAGTCAGGACATCCAGCGGACATGTGTACGAGTACATCCCACCTCCTGCAGAATCTACATGCAGAACCACTGCTCACACCCCAACGGACAATAAATCAGCGGACGGATTTAGAGACTTTGATGAGTTGAGTGGCGCTTTTCTGGGTAACTCAGATGAAGAGGCAGCCAGTAATGTAATAAGCTCAGAATACAGTGCCACCACTCCAGAGCCTCTTAACAAGCCCTCCACCCCTCACCAAAATGATCCGTGCTACTACAGGGATATACTTGAGCCTGACAAGCACGCACGCTACAGCAATACGTTGCCATGCAGACATACAGCACATTCATCAAATCAGTATGCCACAGACTTTGATGCAAGGCATCAGTACGTTCCCCCTGAAAGAATACAACAGACAATACTGTATTGTACATCGCCAAGTACTGTTTATGTGGAGCCGAACAGGAGTGAGTACTGGGAACTGAAAGCAAAGCTTCACATTGACCCAGATTACCTGGAGGTTCTTGAAAAACGAACTACATTCACACAGTTTTAA